One window of the Brevundimonas goettingensis genome contains the following:
- a CDS encoding S46 family peptidase, whose protein sequence is MSLRFTVSLAALGAATAVLSAASTPAKADEGMWTFDNFPIQTVNDKYGTHIDQAWLDRVRNSAVRINGCSASLVSGEGLILTNWHCVVGCAQELSSAEHDYVKNGFLTATREEEKECPGQTAEILTDIIDVTDRVLGAGQGLEGAAFVQARGAETTKIEDENCTDKETQTCQVISFYRGGRYALYKFRKYEDVRLVFAPENQAAFFGGDPDNFNFPRYALDTGFLRIYEDGKPVATPTHLTWNPNAPKEGDVTFVAGNPGSTSRLLTMSQLERLRDQVNPITLIQASELRGRLQEYATTSEEAKRVVFDPLFGLENSFKVYYGQEGALTDPDFMGKKREQEAELRARVAADPAIAARIGDPWGDLEKVQASARDLYLPYRQLEASAGGGSDLYRYAKTIVRAAKERAKPLAERRAGYTDAALAQQARRLAEVTPIDQGLEEIYLTHWMLKTREYLTVDNAEVKAMLGKDAPADIADRLVQGTKLGDPAVRAQMFAMTPEQLAASGDPMIAFVLANDNAAQAVRAQWDSAVNGPTAKAGEKIAQARFAVYGTNLYPDATFSLRLSYGAVEGWTYRGVTVPPFTYMGGLYERATGAEPFNAAQAFLDNESKVNKDTVYDFVSTNDIIGGNSGSPVINAKGEVIGAAFDGNIHSLGGSFGYDGALNRTVTVSTAAITEALRNIYHQPRLLAELGVR, encoded by the coding sequence ATGTCGCTTCGATTCACCGTCTCGCTCGCCGCACTCGGCGCGGCGACGGCCGTCCTGTCCGCCGCCTCCACGCCCGCGAAGGCGGACGAAGGCATGTGGACGTTCGACAACTTCCCCATCCAGACGGTGAACGACAAATACGGCACCCACATCGATCAGGCCTGGCTGGACCGGGTCCGCAATTCCGCCGTGCGCATCAACGGCTGCTCGGCCTCGCTGGTCTCGGGCGAGGGTCTGATCCTGACCAACTGGCACTGCGTCGTCGGCTGCGCCCAGGAGCTGTCCTCGGCCGAGCATGACTACGTCAAGAACGGCTTCCTGACCGCGACCCGCGAGGAAGAGAAGGAGTGCCCCGGCCAGACCGCCGAGATCCTGACCGACATCATCGACGTCACCGACCGGGTGCTGGGCGCCGGCCAGGGGCTGGAAGGCGCGGCCTTCGTCCAGGCGCGCGGCGCCGAGACGACAAAGATCGAGGACGAGAACTGCACCGACAAGGAAACCCAGACCTGTCAGGTGATCAGCTTCTACCGCGGCGGCCGCTACGCCCTGTACAAGTTCCGCAAGTACGAGGACGTCCGCCTGGTCTTCGCGCCGGAAAACCAGGCCGCCTTCTTCGGTGGGGATCCCGACAACTTCAACTTCCCGCGCTACGCCCTCGATACCGGCTTCCTGCGCATCTATGAGGACGGCAAGCCGGTCGCGACCCCGACCCACCTGACCTGGAACCCGAACGCGCCCAAGGAAGGCGACGTGACCTTCGTCGCGGGCAACCCGGGCTCGACCTCGCGTCTGCTGACCATGTCGCAGCTGGAGCGCCTGCGCGACCAGGTGAACCCGATCACCCTGATCCAGGCTTCGGAACTGCGCGGCCGCCTGCAGGAATATGCGACCACCTCGGAAGAGGCCAAGCGGGTCGTCTTCGACCCTCTGTTCGGTCTGGAGAACAGCTTCAAGGTCTATTACGGCCAGGAAGGCGCCCTGACCGACCCAGACTTTATGGGCAAGAAGCGTGAGCAGGAAGCCGAGCTGCGCGCCCGCGTCGCCGCCGATCCCGCCATCGCCGCCCGCATCGGCGATCCGTGGGGCGATCTGGAGAAGGTCCAGGCCTCGGCCCGCGACCTCTACCTGCCCTACCGCCAGTTGGAAGCCTCGGCCGGCGGCGGCTCGGACCTGTACCGCTACGCCAAGACCATAGTCCGCGCCGCCAAGGAACGCGCCAAGCCCCTGGCCGAGCGCCGCGCCGGCTATACCGACGCCGCCCTGGCCCAACAGGCCCGCCGCCTGGCCGAGGTCACCCCCATCGACCAGGGTCTGGAAGAAATCTACCTGACCCACTGGATGCTGAAGACGCGGGAATACCTCACCGTCGACAATGCCGAGGTGAAGGCCATGCTCGGCAAGGACGCCCCGGCCGACATCGCCGACCGTCTGGTTCAGGGCACCAAGCTGGGCGACCCGGCCGTGCGCGCCCAGATGTTCGCCATGACCCCGGAACAGCTGGCCGCCTCGGGCGACCCGATGATCGCCTTCGTCCTGGCCAATGACAACGCGGCCCAAGCCGTGCGCGCCCAGTGGGACTCGGCCGTCAACGGCCCGACGGCCAAGGCCGGCGAGAAGATCGCCCAGGCCCGGTTTGCGGTCTATGGCACCAACCTCTATCCCGACGCGACCTTCTCCCTGCGTCTGTCCTACGGCGCGGTCGAGGGCTGGACCTATCGCGGCGTCACCGTTCCGCCCTTCACCTATATGGGCGGCCTCTATGAGCGGGCCACGGGCGCCGAGCCGTTCAACGCGGCCCAGGCCTTCCTCGACAACGAGTCGAAGGTGAACAAGGACACCGTCTACGACTTCGTCTCGACCAACGACATCATCGGCGGCAACTCGGGCTCGCCCGTGATCAACGCCAAGGGTGAGGTGATCGGCGCCGCCTTCGACGGCAACATCCACTCGCTGGGCGGTTCGTTCGGTTACGACGGCGCGCTGAACCGGACGGTGACGGTTTCGACCGCCGCGATCACCGAGGCCCTGCGCAACATCTACCATCAGCCCCGCCTGCTGGCGGAACTGGGCGTTCGATAA
- a CDS encoding S46 family peptidase: protein MRHLTLAASIAVLAFAAASSASAEEGMWTFDNFPIARANQTLGTSIDQGFLDQVRLSSVKFGGCSAGIVSGEGLVMTNNHCVATCVANISTQATNYAETGFTPRAREEEVKCPGGTAEVLTGIADVTERMHKAGEGLSGAAFTQARDAEAGRIESEACGDATDKRCQVVSLYRGGQFKLYTYKKYTDIRLAFAPEDRAATFGGDLDNFSFPRFAIDAAFIRLYENDAPARTPTHFAWNASAPVEGTPVFVSGSPGATQRLLTQDQLMTVRDVVLPMDQLIASELRGRMIRYSEEGERQAFEAMDPIVSLENTYKRGLGRMRALTDPAFMATRAAGEADFRQKAGEATFNDLAAIQPAVRELYAPYALLEGGTGIGTTSVAGGSQLFLWARTLVRGAQERAKPSDQRLPEFADSRLSAARTALFAEKPVYPELEQIRMEWWLSKTREWLTVDSPYVRPLLGRESPEQLSARVVSGTKLADPAVRRALWEGGLAAIQASDDPMIQYLLLIQEPTRAIRTEWEEKVQAPTDRGSEALAKARFAAYGDAVYPDATGTLRLTYGKIEGSDVPGQRWGPFTTFAGLWDRATGAPPFDVAPKLLAAKDRIPADTVLDMTVSSDTIGGSSGSPVVNAKGEIVGANFDSTVLSQRNAYGYDRQVNRSVIVTTGAVTAALRDVYGMSGLVAELGVR from the coding sequence ATGCGTCATCTCACCCTCGCCGCCTCCATCGCCGTCCTCGCCTTCGCCGCCGCCTCGTCGGCGAGCGCGGAAGAAGGCATGTGGACCTTCGACAACTTCCCGATCGCCCGGGCCAACCAGACCCTGGGGACGAGCATCGATCAGGGTTTCCTCGATCAGGTGCGGCTTTCGTCGGTGAAGTTCGGCGGCTGTTCGGCGGGGATCGTCTCCGGCGAAGGGCTGGTGATGACCAACAATCACTGCGTCGCGACCTGCGTGGCCAATATCTCGACCCAGGCGACCAACTATGCCGAGACCGGCTTCACGCCCAGGGCGCGCGAGGAAGAAGTCAAATGTCCGGGCGGCACGGCCGAGGTTCTGACCGGCATCGCCGACGTGACCGAGCGGATGCACAAGGCCGGAGAGGGCCTTTCGGGCGCCGCCTTCACCCAGGCGCGTGACGCCGAAGCGGGCCGTATCGAGAGCGAAGCCTGCGGTGATGCGACGGACAAACGCTGTCAGGTCGTCAGCCTGTACCGCGGCGGCCAGTTCAAGCTCTACACCTACAAGAAATACACCGACATCCGTCTGGCCTTCGCGCCCGAGGACCGGGCCGCGACCTTCGGCGGCGACCTCGACAACTTCTCCTTCCCGCGCTTCGCCATCGATGCGGCCTTCATCCGGCTGTATGAGAACGACGCTCCGGCCCGGACCCCGACCCATTTCGCCTGGAACGCTTCGGCGCCGGTCGAAGGCACGCCGGTCTTCGTCTCCGGCAGCCCGGGTGCGACCCAGCGCCTGCTGACCCAGGACCAGCTGATGACGGTGCGCGACGTGGTCCTGCCGATGGATCAGCTGATTGCGTCCGAGCTGCGCGGCCGGATGATCCGCTATTCCGAAGAGGGCGAGCGTCAGGCCTTCGAGGCCATGGACCCGATCGTCAGCCTCGAGAACACCTACAAGCGCGGTCTCGGTCGCATGCGCGCCCTGACCGACCCGGCCTTCATGGCGACGCGAGCAGCGGGCGAGGCCGATTTCCGACAGAAGGCCGGCGAGGCGACCTTCAATGATCTGGCCGCGATCCAGCCGGCGGTGCGCGAACTCTATGCCCCCTACGCCCTGCTGGAGGGCGGCACCGGCATCGGCACGACCTCGGTCGCCGGCGGATCGCAGCTGTTCCTCTGGGCGCGGACGCTGGTGCGCGGCGCGCAGGAGCGGGCCAAGCCGTCGGACCAGCGCCTGCCGGAGTTCGCCGACAGCCGCCTGTCGGCCGCCCGGACCGCCCTGTTCGCCGAAAAGCCCGTCTATCCGGAGCTCGAGCAGATTCGCATGGAGTGGTGGCTGTCCAAGACGCGCGAATGGCTGACCGTCGACAGCCCCTATGTGCGTCCGCTGCTGGGCCGGGAATCGCCTGAACAGCTGTCGGCCCGCGTCGTCTCGGGCACGAAGCTGGCCGATCCGGCAGTGCGCCGCGCCCTGTGGGAAGGCGGTCTCGCCGCCATTCAGGCGTCGGACGATCCGATGATCCAGTATCTGCTGTTGATCCAGGAGCCGACCCGCGCCATCCGCACCGAGTGGGAGGAGAAGGTTCAGGCCCCGACCGACCGCGGCTCCGAAGCCCTCGCCAAGGCCCGCTTCGCCGCCTATGGCGACGCCGTCTATCCGGATGCGACCGGAACCCTGCGCCTGACCTATGGCAAGATCGAGGGCTCGGACGTGCCCGGCCAGCGCTGGGGCCCCTTCACCACCTTCGCCGGCCTGTGGGACCGCGCCACCGGCGCCCCGCCGTTCGACGTCGCGCCGAAGCTGCTGGCCGCGAAGGACCGAATCCCGGCCGACACCGTGCTGGACATGACCGTATCGTCGGACACCATCGGCGGCTCCTCGGGCTCGCCCGTTGTCAATGCGAAGGGCGAGATCGTCGGGGCGAACTTCGACTCGACCGTACTCAGCCAGCGCAACGCCTATGGCTATGACCGCCAGGTCAACCGCAGCGTCATCGTCACCACCGGCGCCGTCACCGCCGCCCTGCGCGACGTCTACGGCATGTCGGGTCTGGTCGCGGAACTGGGGGTTCGGTGA
- a CDS encoding GNAT family N-acetyltransferase: MNLRPATPDDIPALHRLVESAYRGETAKKGWTHEADLLGGQRTDADGLAEIIAEPDKTLLLALEGAALVGCVLVARQADGSAYLGMLSVDPERQAGGLGRRLMAGAEAFAAQTLKAPRMEMTVIRQRAELIAWYERRGYALTGETQPFPLNDERFGLPKRRDLEFVVLTKAL; this comes from the coding sequence CTGAACCTGAGGCCGGCCACGCCGGACGACATCCCGGCCCTGCACCGTCTGGTCGAGAGCGCCTATCGCGGCGAAACGGCGAAAAAGGGCTGGACCCATGAGGCCGACCTGCTGGGCGGTCAGCGCACCGACGCGGACGGCCTGGCCGAGATCATCGCCGAACCGGACAAAACCCTCCTTCTGGCGCTGGAGGGGGCGGCTCTGGTCGGCTGCGTCCTCGTGGCCCGTCAGGCTGACGGTTCGGCCTATCTGGGCATGTTGTCGGTCGATCCGGAGCGGCAGGCGGGCGGTCTGGGCCGTCGACTGATGGCGGGCGCCGAGGCCTTCGCGGCGCAGACGCTGAAGGCGCCGCGCATGGAGATGACGGTCATCCGCCAGCGGGCGGAGCTGATCGCCTGGTACGAACGGCGCGGCTATGCCCTGACCGGCGAGACCCAGCCCTTCCCTCTCAACGACGAGCGCTTCGGCCTGCCCAAGCGGCGCGATCTGGAGTTCGTGGTGCTGACGAAGGCGCTCTGA
- the pgsA gene encoding CDP-diacylglycerol--glycerol-3-phosphate 3-phosphatidyltransferase yields the protein MTPAHHANPIPNILTGIRLFAGVVMFLILAGATGGFGPLSAYLDPDDQFALYRAAFWIFVVAASTDWVDGYLARRWNATTRWGAILDPIADKILVTGAILGVLTSGSVPQIAIPCGLILFREFAVSALRETVAGKVKLDVTLLAKWKTTLQMVALGAQLLARNWDGFGWDLDYIDQFQLVADTLIWAAAFATLWTGWQYFDKARREMNKPEVVKLDPL from the coding sequence ATGACCCCCGCCCATCACGCCAATCCGATCCCCAACATCCTGACCGGCATTCGCCTGTTCGCCGGGGTGGTGATGTTCCTGATCCTGGCCGGGGCCACCGGGGGCTTCGGGCCGCTGTCGGCCTATCTGGACCCGGACGACCAGTTCGCCCTGTACCGCGCCGCCTTCTGGATTTTCGTGGTCGCGGCCTCGACCGACTGGGTCGACGGCTATCTGGCGCGCCGCTGGAACGCCACGACCCGCTGGGGCGCCATCCTCGACCCGATCGCCGACAAGATCCTGGTCACGGGGGCCATTCTGGGCGTGCTGACCTCGGGCTCCGTGCCCCAGATCGCCATCCCCTGCGGCCTGATCCTGTTCCGCGAGTTCGCCGTCTCGGCCCTGCGCGAGACCGTCGCCGGCAAGGTCAAACTGGATGTCACCCTCCTGGCCAAGTGGAAGACGACGCTGCAGATGGTCGCCCTCGGCGCCCAGCTTCTGGCCCGCAACTGGGACGGCTTCGGCTGGGACCTCGACTATATCGACCAGTTCCAGCTCGTCGCCGACACCCTGATCTGGGCCGCGGCCTTCGCCACCCTGTGGACCGGCTGGCAGTATTTCGACAAGGCGCGCCGCGAGATGAACAAGCCCGAAGTCGTCAAGCTGGACCCGCTCTAG
- a CDS encoding carbonic anhydrase, which yields MSDPTEDALTEGYRRFRQEHWPEARAEYETLAKGQKPHTLIVACSDSRADPALIFDAAPGELFVVRNVANLVPPYEPDGQRHGVSAALEFGVKVLEVSRIVVMGHASCGGVGAMLHGAPDNCRDFVAPWVEQGTPVVRHVAETVAPEEVQSAAEEAVVRLSIRNLRTFPWIAEREAAGKLTLTGLHFGIADGVLRKLGDGPRFEPLG from the coding sequence ATGAGCGATCCCACCGAAGACGCCCTGACCGAGGGCTACCGCCGTTTCCGCCAGGAGCACTGGCCGGAAGCCCGCGCGGAGTACGAGACCCTGGCCAAGGGCCAGAAGCCGCACACCCTGATCGTGGCCTGTTCCGACAGCCGCGCCGACCCGGCCCTGATCTTCGACGCGGCGCCGGGCGAGCTGTTCGTGGTCCGCAACGTCGCCAACCTGGTCCCGCCTTATGAGCCGGACGGCCAGAGGCACGGGGTCTCGGCGGCACTGGAGTTCGGGGTCAAGGTGCTGGAGGTGTCGCGCATCGTGGTCATGGGCCATGCCAGCTGCGGCGGCGTCGGCGCCATGCTGCACGGCGCCCCCGACAACTGCCGCGACTTCGTCGCCCCCTGGGTCGAGCAGGGCACGCCGGTGGTCCGCCATGTCGCCGAGACGGTCGCCCCCGAAGAGGTCCAGAGCGCGGCGGAGGAGGCCGTGGTCCGGCTGTCGATCCGCAACCTGCGCACCTTCCCCTGGATCGCCGAGCGCGAGGCGGCGGGCAAGCTGACCCTGACAGGCCTGCATTTCGGCATCGCCGACGGCGTGCTGCGCAAGCTGGGCGACGGGCCGAGGTTCGAACCTCTGGGCTGA
- the uvrC gene encoding excinuclease ABC subunit UvrC, whose protein sequence is MTEETILAEDGSGALKAAELIRDEARRAPDKPGVYRMYGEDGTCLYVGKARSIKKRILQYAQGRFHTQRIGLMVSLTRSMELVVTASETEALLLESNFIKKLKPRFNVVLRDDKSFAELMIRRDHRAPQVRKHRGAHTTPGDYFGPFASTWAVNRTLNTLQKAFLLRSCSDSVYETRTRPCMLHQIKRCSAPCTGLISLEDYGELVTEAEQFLRGKSRAVISRLSAEMTNAAEAEDFEQAARVRDRIRALSAISMENSVSAEGVAEADVFALFSEGGQACVQVFFYRAGQNWGGRAYFPRVDKSDTDPEILSSFLGQFYEDKPVPRVILSNVVPFEKELLEEAFSMKAREADGRRVVSIDRPQRGDKAALVEHALTNAREALGRKMAEGSAQGKILDEVCEAFGLDSRPERIEVYDNAHISGTNAVGGMIVAGPEGFQKSQYRKFNIRDQEITPGDDYGMMREVMRRRFGRLVKEEEEGAEEVVRPDLLLIDGGAGQLAEVLAVLADLGLDDILAVGVAKGPDRDAGKEHFFVPGKPPFMLPLKSPALYYIQRLRDEAHRFANGAHAKRRSMDIKRNPLDEIEGVGPGRKKALLHAFGSAKGVGRASVVDLVKVDGISEPLAERIHAFFRKA, encoded by the coding sequence ATGACCGAGGAGACGATTCTGGCTGAAGACGGTTCAGGCGCGCTGAAGGCCGCCGAGCTGATCCGCGACGAGGCGCGCCGCGCGCCGGACAAACCCGGCGTCTATCGCATGTACGGCGAGGACGGGACCTGCCTCTATGTGGGCAAGGCGCGCTCGATCAAGAAGCGCATCCTCCAGTACGCCCAGGGCCGGTTCCACACCCAGCGCATCGGGCTGATGGTCTCCCTGACCCGGTCGATGGAGCTGGTGGTCACGGCCTCGGAGACCGAGGCCCTGCTGCTGGAATCCAACTTCATCAAGAAGCTGAAGCCGCGCTTCAATGTCGTGCTGCGCGACGACAAGTCCTTCGCCGAGCTGATGATCCGCCGCGATCACCGCGCGCCCCAGGTCCGGAAGCACCGCGGCGCCCACACGACGCCCGGCGACTATTTCGGACCCTTCGCCTCGACCTGGGCGGTGAACCGGACCCTGAACACCCTGCAGAAGGCCTTCCTCCTCAGGTCGTGCTCGGACAGCGTCTATGAGACCCGCACGCGGCCCTGCATGCTGCATCAGATCAAGCGCTGCTCGGCGCCCTGCACCGGCCTGATCTCGCTGGAGGATTACGGCGAGCTGGTCACCGAGGCCGAACAGTTCCTGCGCGGCAAGTCGCGCGCCGTCATCAGTCGCCTGTCCGCCGAAATGACCAACGCTGCCGAGGCCGAGGACTTCGAACAGGCCGCCCGCGTTCGCGACCGCATCCGCGCCCTGTCGGCCATCTCGATGGAGAATTCGGTCTCGGCCGAAGGCGTGGCGGAGGCCGACGTCTTCGCCCTGTTCAGTGAAGGCGGTCAGGCCTGCGTGCAGGTCTTCTTCTACCGCGCCGGCCAGAACTGGGGCGGCCGCGCCTATTTCCCGCGGGTCGACAAGTCGGACACCGATCCCGAGATCCTGTCCTCCTTCCTCGGCCAGTTCTACGAGGACAAGCCGGTCCCGCGCGTGATCCTGTCCAACGTCGTCCCGTTCGAGAAGGAGCTTCTGGAAGAGGCCTTCTCGATGAAAGCGAGGGAGGCGGACGGGCGGCGCGTCGTCTCCATCGATCGCCCGCAGCGCGGCGACAAGGCCGCCCTCGTCGAGCACGCCCTGACCAACGCCCGCGAGGCCCTGGGCCGGAAGATGGCCGAGGGCTCGGCCCAGGGCAAGATCCTCGACGAGGTCTGCGAGGCCTTCGGTCTGGACAGCAGGCCCGAGCGGATCGAGGTCTATGACAACGCCCACATCTCCGGGACCAATGCGGTCGGCGGCATGATCGTGGCGGGCCCCGAGGGCTTCCAGAAGTCGCAGTACCGCAAGTTCAACATCCGCGATCAGGAGATCACGCCGGGCGACGACTACGGCATGATGCGTGAAGTCATGCGCCGTCGCTTCGGGCGACTGGTCAAGGAAGAGGAGGAGGGCGCCGAGGAGGTGGTCCGCCCCGACCTGCTGCTGATCGACGGCGGCGCCGGCCAGCTGGCCGAGGTGCTGGCCGTGCTGGCCGATCTGGGGCTGGACGACATCCTGGCCGTCGGCGTGGCCAAGGGGCCGGACCGCGACGCGGGCAAGGAGCATTTCTTCGTGCCCGGCAAGCCGCCCTTCATGCTGCCGCTCAAGTCGCCGGCCCTCTACTACATCCAGCGGCTTCGCGACGAGGCCCACCGCTTCGCCAACGGCGCCCACGCCAAGCGCCGCTCGATGGACATCAAGCGAAACCCCCTCGACGAGATCGAGGGCGTTGGGCCCGGCCGCAAGAAGGCCCTGCTGCACGCCTTCGGCTCGGCCAAGGGGGTGGGTCGGGCCTCGGTGGTCGATCTGGTCAAGGTCGACGGGATCAGCGAACCTCTGGCCGAACGCATCCACGCCTTCTTCCGCAAGGCCTGA
- a CDS encoding peptidase produces MLVNDGLAMIADTRTNAGVDNISSYKKLHVTEVPGERIISICTAGNLSVTQTALAMVAEGIKMPGHDDIETLENTPSLFRAAQLVGYALNQVRKEIAPSLEADSLRVSASMLLGGQIRGGKMGLYLIYAQGNFIQCSADTPYMQIGELKYGKPILDRALRPDTPMAEAVKLGLISFDSTIRSNVAVGAPFDMVVIKRDSVHGEQRRIEVDDPYFKDLGRRWSEALANAHRAMPAPPWLEDNSGRPQISVVG; encoded by the coding sequence ATGCTTGTGAACGATGGTCTGGCGATGATCGCCGACACGCGCACGAACGCGGGCGTCGACAACATCTCGTCCTACAAGAAGCTGCACGTCACCGAGGTCCCGGGCGAGCGCATCATCTCCATCTGCACCGCCGGTAATCTGTCGGTGACCCAGACGGCCCTGGCCATGGTCGCCGAGGGCATCAAGATGCCCGGTCACGACGACATCGAGACCCTTGAGAACACCCCCAGCCTGTTCCGCGCGGCCCAGCTGGTCGGCTATGCGCTCAATCAGGTCCGCAAGGAGATCGCGCCCTCGCTCGAGGCCGACAGCCTGCGCGTCTCGGCCTCCATGCTGCTGGGCGGCCAGATACGCGGCGGCAAGATGGGCCTCTATCTGATCTATGCCCAGGGCAATTTCATCCAGTGCAGCGCGGACACCCCGTACATGCAGATCGGCGAGCTCAAGTACGGCAAGCCGATCCTCGACCGCGCCCTGCGGCCCGACACCCCGATGGCCGAGGCGGTCAAGCTGGGGCTGATCAGCTTCGACTCGACCATCCGTTCGAACGTCGCCGTCGGCGCTCCGTTCGACATGGTCGTGATCAAGCGCGACAGCGTCCACGGCGAACAGCGCCGCATTGAGGTCGACGATCCCTACTTCAAGGACCTCGGCCGTCGCTGGTCCGAGGCCTTGGCCAACGCCCACCGCGCCATGCCGGCCCCGCCTTGGCTTGAGGACAATAGCGGCCGTCCGCAGATTTCGGTGGTGGGCTAG
- a CDS encoding transglutaminase family protein has translation MRIRIDYQTQYAYARPARFIVQTLRLTPRSTDSQQVREWRIETDVDTRLRRSDDAFGNIVHTLYTERPTPTLTIRVSGEVATTDTGGVLRGPPERLSPLVYLRDSALTHADAALREFTDKVDGEGDVLARLHRLMAAIHGEVAFMVGATTADHTAADAFAQRQGVCQDHAQIFIACARRMGIPARYVSGHLHRSDGIIDQDAAHAWAEAWVPDLGWVGFDAANGIAPTEHYVRVASGLDALGASPFRGTSYGGGPETMTVALRVRQMQQTQQQQQTIGWS, from the coding sequence ATGCGCATCCGGATCGACTACCAGACCCAATATGCCTACGCCCGGCCCGCGCGATTCATCGTCCAGACCCTGCGTCTGACGCCGCGGTCGACCGACAGCCAACAGGTCCGCGAATGGCGGATCGAGACGGACGTCGACACTCGTCTGCGCCGCTCGGACGACGCCTTCGGCAACATCGTCCACACCCTCTATACCGAGCGGCCCACGCCGACCCTGACCATCCGGGTCTCGGGGGAGGTGGCGACGACGGACACGGGCGGCGTCCTGCGCGGCCCGCCCGAACGTCTGTCGCCGCTCGTCTATCTTCGCGACAGCGCCCTGACCCACGCCGACGCGGCCCTGCGCGAGTTCACCGACAAGGTTGACGGCGAAGGGGATGTGCTGGCCCGTCTCCACCGGCTGATGGCGGCCATTCACGGCGAGGTCGCGTTCATGGTCGGGGCGACGACCGCCGATCACACCGCCGCCGACGCCTTCGCCCAACGGCAGGGCGTCTGTCAGGACCACGCCCAGATCTTCATCGCCTGCGCCCGCCGCATGGGCATCCCGGCCCGCTATGTCTCCGGTCACCTGCATCGCTCGGACGGGATCATCGATCAGGACGCCGCCCACGCCTGGGCCGAGGCCTGGGTGCCGGATCTGGGCTGGGTGGGGTTCGACGCGGCCAACGGCATCGCCCCGACGGAGCACTATGTGCGCGTGGCCTCGGGTCTCGATGCCCTGGGCGCCTCGCCCTTCCGCGGCACCAGCTACGGCGGCGGTCCGGAGACCATGACCGTGGCCCTGCGTGTGCGTCAGATGCAACAGACCCAGCAACAACAACAGACCATCGGATGGTCATGA
- a CDS encoding alpha-E domain-containing protein, producing the protein MLSRTADSLYWTGRYMERADFLARILEAAVRLAALPAKDGAAATAWASAIASAGVSRAFAASGRTPNEKSVREYLAFAPDNPSSIRACITAARTNARSVRTALTIELWEAINGAWNGMNELGEPSKRDDFVRFLEWVKTVSLNVEGASSRTMLRNDAYWFLRLGMAIERADNTARLLDVKYHLLLPADERVGGQLDYFQWTTLLREVSALTAYRWVYRESVRPWLVADLMVLNRQMPRSLASCQGMIVSYLEKLATDYGRRGPSQRLASSRLAQFNDAKIEDIFQSGLHEYILGFLNENNNLAAAIHDQYLV; encoded by the coding sequence ATGCTTAGCCGTACCGCAGACAGCCTTTACTGGACCGGCCGCTACATGGAGCGGGCGGACTTCCTCGCCCGGATTCTGGAAGCCGCCGTGCGTCTGGCCGCCCTTCCGGCCAAGGACGGCGCCGCCGCCACGGCCTGGGCCAGCGCCATCGCCTCGGCCGGGGTCTCGCGCGCCTTCGCCGCTTCGGGCCGGACCCCGAACGAAAAGTCGGTGCGCGAATACCTGGCCTTTGCCCCGGACAATCCGTCATCGATCCGCGCCTGCATCACCGCCGCCCGCACCAATGCGCGCTCGGTTCGCACCGCCCTGACCATCGAGCTGTGGGAGGCGATCAACGGCGCCTGGAACGGCATGAACGAGCTCGGCGAGCCGTCAAAGCGCGACGACTTCGTACGCTTCCTCGAATGGGTGAAGACCGTCTCCTTGAACGTCGAGGGCGCCTCCTCGCGAACCATGCTGCGCAACGACGCCTACTGGTTCCTGCGTCTGGGCATGGCCATCGAGCGGGCCGACAACACCGCCCGCCTGCTGGACGTGAAATACCACCTGCTGCTGCCGGCCGACGAGCGCGTCGGCGGCCAGCTCGACTATTTCCAGTGGACCACCCTGCTGCGTGAGGTCTCGGCCCTGACCGCCTATCGCTGGGTTTATCGCGAGAGCGTGCGGCCCTGGCTGGTCGCGGACCTGATGGTGCTCAACCGCCAGATGCCGCGCTCGCTCGCCAGCTGTCAGGGGATGATCGTCTCCTATCTGGAGAAGCTGGCCACCGACTATGGCCGGCGCGGTCCGTCCCAGCGGCTGGCCTCGTCGCGTCTGGCCCAGTTCAACGACGCCAAGATCGAGGACATCTTCCAGTCGGGCCTGCACGAATACATTCTCGGTTTCCTGAACGAGAACAACAATCTGGCCGCCGCCATCCACGACCAGTACTTGGTATGA